Genomic window (Nitrospirota bacterium):
CCTTATCTATCCTATTCTCCTTACCGTTGTGGGCGGTCTGGCAGTGGCAGTGCTGATGCTCTATGTTATTCCGAACTTTGCAAAGATATTCTCTGATATGGGCCAGACACTTCCCCTGCCGACACTGATCCTTATGAAGGTGAGCAGCCTGTTTGCGGCGTACTGGTGGCTGTTTTTGGGCGGGACGGTTGCTGTCATCTTTCTGATCCGCGGCTATGCAAGGACTGCTGAAGGCAAGAGTTATATCGACGGTCTCAAGCTGAAACTGCCGGTACTGAAAAAGCTGAGCATGAAATTCATCATTGCAAGATTTTCGAGAACCTTCGGTACGCTCCTGCAGAGCGGCGTGCCGATTCTTGAGGCCATACGGGTCTCACGGGATGTGGTAGACAATGACGTTGTTGCAAAGAAGCTTATTGTGCTCGAAGAGGGCGTAAGCAAAGGCAAGGGCATATCCGTACCTTTGAGAGAGAGCGGTGTTTTCCCTGCCATCTTTAACCAGATGGTATCGGTTGGTGAAGAGGCAGGAAGGCTTGAGGAGACCTTTCTCCTGATCGCAGACAGGTTTGAGGCCGACACCAGGAACCTTATCAAACGGTTTGTGAGCCTCTTTGAACCCCTGCTCATCCTGCTTATGGGCATCGTGGTAGGCCTGATCGTCATTTCAATGCTTATGGGCATCTTCAGTATCAATGAGATACCAATATAGAGAGAATGCAGTACAGAGAAGTCAGAAGCCAAAATACAGAAACGCAGGAGGATGTTATGAATTATAGAAAAGAACAGGGTCGTGTCAGAAACAGAAGAGGTTTTACGCTTATTGAACTGCTGGTCGTTATGGTTATCCTTGGAATGCTGGCAGCGCTGGTTGGCCCCCAGATATTCGGCAAGGTCGGGAAAGGCAAGCAGTCTGCTGCCAGGACCCAGATAGAGATGCTGGGCCAGGCCCTTGACAGTTACCGGCTTGATGTTGGCAGGTACCCGACCACGTCAGAAGGGCTGAATGCCCTGTCCGCGAATTCCGGGACACAGGGATGGAGCGGTCCCTATCTCAAAAAAGCGGTGCCGAACGATCCCTGGCAAAAACCTTATCAGTACCAGTCACCTGGGTCGCACGGGGACTATGACCTGTATTCCTATGGCGCTGATGGTGCTGCAGGCGGAGAAGGTGAGAATAAAGACGTCAACAGCTGGGAATAAGAGAGGGTTCACGCTCCTTGAACTTCTTGTTGTTCTCTTTATTGTCGGTATAATAGTATCCATTGTTGCTGTTTCTGTCGGAAGCCTTCGCGACAAGGCACTCTTTACGGAAGAGGCACGCAGGATCTATCTCACGGCAAAGCATGCCCGGGAGGCAGCCATTATCGACAGAACAGAGGTTGCTTTCCGTCTTAACGAAGAGACGAACACCTACTGGCTGGATTACCCGGCCTCAAAACCGTCAGAGAACCACGCTGTCCCAAAAAAATTTACCATAACCGGGACAGATATCTTCTTTTTCCCCAAGGGGAACAGCTCTGGCGGCCTGATAGAAATACAGAATGAAAAAGGGCAGAAATATGCGATTGAGGTCAATAAGGTCCTCGGCACTCCTTCGATCAAACGGCTTTAGTTTGATGGAGGTCATGGTCGCTCTTGCGATCATGGCTGTTGCGGTTGTTGC
Coding sequences:
- a CDS encoding type II secretion system F family protein, with protein sequence MPVFSYEAIDSSGKKVKETISSSDEDTLKSTLRGMGLVPLSIKVSETREISLFQRITNEDILIFTQELGNLLESGLPIDRALYVLSEHSEKKALCAIIKEVYIDIQRGNTLSNAMAKHKIFPRLYINMIKAGESGGILEVVIKRLVVFLETSINFKKEITSALIYPILLTVVGGLAVAVLMLYVIPNFAKIFSDMGQTLPLPTLILMKVSSLFAAYWWLFLGGTVAVIFLIRGYARTAEGKSYIDGLKLKLPVLKKLSMKFIIARFSRTFGTLLQSGVPILEAIRVSRDVVDNDVVAKKLIVLEEGVSKGKGISVPLRESGVFPAIFNQMVSVGEEAGRLEETFLLIADRFEADTRNLIKRFVSLFEPLLILLMGIVVGLIVISMLMGIFSINEIPI
- a CDS encoding prepilin-type N-terminal cleavage/methylation domain-containing protein, producing the protein MRIKTSTAGNKRGFTLLELLVVLFIVGIIVSIVAVSVGSLRDKALFTEEARRIYLTAKHAREAAIIDRTEVAFRLNEETNTYWLDYPASKPSENHAVPKKFTITGTDIFFFPKGNSSGGLIEIQNEKGQKYAIEVNKVLGTPSIKRL
- the gspG gene encoding type II secretion system major pseudopilin GspG — protein: MNYRKEQGRVRNRRGFTLIELLVVMVILGMLAALVGPQIFGKVGKGKQSAARTQIEMLGQALDSYRLDVGRYPTTSEGLNALSANSGTQGWSGPYLKKAVPNDPWQKPYQYQSPGSHGDYDLYSYGADGAAGGEGENKDVNSWE